TCTGGTCTGGATTGCTGTGTGCGCCGCACTGTCCGGCTGCCCCAAGGGCAAGGAAGAGGTGCCCGACGCGGGCCCGCCCGCCGACGCCGGCCCCGACACGTTGACCGAGAAGGAGCCCAACGAGCGGCCCGACCAGGCCCTGGCCCTCGTGCGGGACGCGGTGGTGAGCGGCGCCCTCTCGGCCGACCCCTCCAAGCCGGACGAGGACTGGTACCGGCTGGCCCCCGCCACCGCGCGCACCGCGGACCTCACCCTGTCCGGCATTCCGGGCGTGGACGGGGTGCTGGAAGTCTATGACCGGGACCGCAACCGCCTGGGCAGCGTGAACAGCGAGGGGGACGGCAAGCCGGAGCGCCTGCCGAACCTCTACGTCGAGGGCGAGCGCTTCGTGCGCGTGTCCTCGGCGCGCAAGGGCAGCGGCGGGGCCTACACCCTGACGCTGAGCTACCGGCGGCCCCATGACGGCGAGGAGCGCGAGCCCAACGACCGGGCCGTGGACGCCACCCCGCTGACGCTCGGACAGGCCGTGGCGGCCTACATCGGCCATTCGGGCGACGAGGACTGGTACCGCATCGAGCTGCCCTCCCCGGAAGCCGAGGCCCCGCCCACCGGGGCGCCCCCGGCCCCTCCGGAGGCCTTGCCCCCCGCCCCCACCGAGGCCGCGCCCCTGGAGCCCCCCGCCGCCCCGCCTCCTGGCGACGCGCCTCCCGCGGACGGCATGGCGGCCCCGCCCGAGGAGACGGCCCTGCCCACCGAAGGCCTCGTCCCGCCCGGGGTGCTGGGCGGCGACGCAGGCCCGGTGGCCCAGGCGGATGCCGGCCCGGCGCTCCCGCCCGAGCCTCCGAGCGTGGCCCTGAAGATCGAGCTGTCCGCCCTGGACGGCGTCCGTCCGGAGCTCTCCGTGCTCTCCGCCGCGGAGGCGCCGCTGTTCACCTTGCGCGGCAAGGAGGGCGAGGCGCTCTCGCTGCGCAACATCGGCGTGCGCGCCACGGACCGCGTCGTCTACGTGGTGGTGAAGAGCGGGTGGATCGGCACGGGCAAGGAGGCCCGGCGGGCCTACAACGCGGCGAGCGCCTACACCCTCTCGGTGTCGCGGGAGGAGGCGGGGGCCAACGCGGAGCTGGAGCCCAACGACGAGCTGTACAAGGCCACGCCGTTGACTTCGGCGGGGTTCAAGGAGGGCTTCCTGGCCCCCAAGACGGACGTGGACCACTACGTGCTGCGCACGAGCGAGCCCGTGCTGGCCAAGGTGGAGCTGTCCGGGGTGGACCGGTTGGACCTGGTGCTCTCGGCGGTGGAGCCCCCCGAGGGGGACGGCGCCCAGGAGACGGTGACGCTGCGGGCCAACGACGGCGCGGTGAAGGAGCCCGAGCGCCTCAACAACGTCTCGTGCCGGGGCACGTGCTACTTCCGGGTGGAGAGCGCCACCCGGAAAATCGAGGGCAAGTGGGTGAAGGACTTCGAGAACCCGGAGGTGCCCTACCGCATCTCCGTCACCACGGTGCCCGACAATGGCAGCGAGGAGAGCGAGCCCAACAACACGGCGGCCCGGGCCACGGCGCTGACATTCGGCAAGCCGCTGCGCGGCACGGTGTACCCGGTCAAGGACGTGGACTACTACCGGCTGGACCTGTCGGACCGGCCGGTGCGCACCTCCCTGCGGGCCACGCTCTTGGGCATCCTCAAGGTGGACGTGGGGCTCTACCTCCACCGCCTGGGCGAGGACGGGAAGCTGGCGCTCGTGCAGACGGCCGACCGGGCCAAGGGGGACCAGCCCGAGAGCATCCGCTACAGCGCCGAGCCGGGGGTCTACATCCTGGAAGTCCGCGACACGAAGAACCGCGAATCCAACTTCCAGGACTCGTACCAGCTGTCCGTCGAGGAGGGGGACTGAGCGGCCTCCACGCCCCCGACACTTCCCGTTGACAAGGCAGGTCCGGGCCCCTACTTTGGGCCCGCTTCAGCCGCGGTGGTAGCTCAGTTGGTAGAGCACGAGCTTCCCAAGCTCGGGGTCGAGGGTTCGAATCCCTTCCGCCGCTCACTCATAAAGGCCGGTAGTTCCTGGGGAAACTCGGGGCTACCGGCCTTCGTGTTTCTGGGCTTGGGCGCGTCCCCGTTTCCAACACCCGACGTGGAAGAGATGGAGTCCCTGGGGATCCGCTGACGGGCTTGTTGCCTCCCGACAGAAGGGGCCACTGAGGCAGTCTCTTTCTGCCGGGTCCGGGGGTGGCCGGCCCTGTTCAATCCCTAACCAACAAAGGCGCACGGACGAGGGCCTGGAAGCTCCGCAAACGTTTCGGGGCCTCCAGGCCCTTCGCTCTTCAGTAATAGCCTGCCGCGTCATCATTTCCTGCAAAGCAATCATTCGATGTTTTATGAGAATTCATGTAAAAGCCGAGTCCTCTGATGGACGGCTCGCCAACCCCGGCGGGCCGGGCCGAGGGGGATTTCCGACATGAGCAAGCTTTCCAATTCGAAGCGTCTGGGTGGCTTCAAGCACCTGCTGGCGGTGGGCGTGGGCACCGCGATGCTGGCCACCACGGGCTGTGGGCCCGAGGAAGTCCAGGCGCCCGCCGAAGCGGCCACCACCGAGCAGGCCGCGAACCGGGCCGGCTGGGTGCAGATCTGGAGTGATGAGTTCGACGGCACCAGCGTCAACACGTCCAACTGGTCCTACGTCACCAACATCCACGTCAACAACGAGCAGCAGCAGTACACCACTTCGTCCCAGAACGTGTCGGTGAGCAACGGCACGCTGAAGCTCACCGCGCGCCTCCAGTCCAACAACGGCTACCCCTTCACCTCGGGCCGCCTGGAGAGCGCGGGCAAGCGCCAGTTCGGCCACACCCGCGTCGAGGCGCGCATCAAGCTGCCCGTGGGCCCGGGGCTCTGGCCTGCCTTCTGGATGCTCGGCCACGACATCAACTCCGTGGGCTGGCCGAACTGCGGCGAGCTCGACATCATGGAGAACGTCGGCTACCGCGACTGGACCTCGGGCGCGCTGCACGGCCCTGGCTACTCGGGCAACACGCCCATCAACAGCCGCTTCTACCCGAACTCCGCCGTCAGCAACTTCCACGTGTACCGCGCGGAGTACTCGCCCACGGACGTGAAGTGGTACATCGATGACGTGCTGGTGAAGACGGCGACGAAGGCGGAGGTCAACCGTTACGGCGCCTGGGTGTATGACAAGCCCTTCTACATCATCCTCAACCTGGCGGTGGGCGGCTCCTATCCCCAGGGCGTGAATGGCGCCACCTCGCCGTACCCCGGCGTGCCGCAGTCCACGGTGGACCTCATCCGCAACACGCCGCAGTCCATGGAAGTCGACTGGGTGCGCGTCTATCAGTGGCGGTAGTCTGAACAGGCTCCGGGCGGGCCGTGTACCGGCCCCCCGGCGTCACCGTGTGATGGGCCGCTACACCACCGGGTTCCGCCAGCTCCGGGACAGGTGCCCCTGTCCCTCCTGGCCGAAGCGCCGCAGCAGCGCGTCCCGGCCCGTCTTTCCGTGCTCCAGGAGGTAGGCCAGCTCCGTGGGCAGCAGCGCCTTGACGGTGACGAGCCGCACCTCACCGGCCGGCATGGAGAAGGACTGGGGAAGCGTGCCTGGCTCCATGCCCAGCAACACCCCCACCCTCCCCTCCTGGGTGATGAGAGGCTCGGGCAGGCCCTTGCCGGAGACCTCCATGGACAGGAAGCCGGACCTCACTTTCTCGCGCACCCGCTCGTGCTCCGCGACCTCGTCCGCCACCCGTTCCAGGAGCAGCAGGGGCCAGCTCTTTTCGGCATCCTGGAGAGGCTCGTCCGTCTCCAAGGCCAACTCCAGGCCGAAGCCCACGGACGGCTCCACGCGATCCACGAAGAAGTCCGAGAGCCCATCCGTGACCAGAAGCGTGCGCCCACCCGGGCGATGGATGATGCGCCAGACCTGACGCCGGGCGGGCCACGCCCCGCCTACAACCATGGGGATGATGGCTTCCTCATCCAGCCGCCCCAAGGTGCGCCAGAAGGCTTCGCGGGCGGCATCTGTCTGCTCTCGCAGTTCGATGAGCCTGCGGTTCCGCTCGCGCTCCTCCGGGCTGATGGCGCTCGGGCCGGTGACCTCCGTGAACTTCACCCCTGTTACCCCCGCGCGCTCCAGGGCTTCCTTGACGTCCTCGGACACGAGGAGGACCACCGTCCACCCCCAGGGACGGAACACCTGGGCATCCCCTACCTTCGCCGGGTCGATGCGCATGCCGTGAACGGCCCGATACTCACCCACTCTGTCTGGCTGCCCGTCCTCCGGCTTCCAGTACTGCACCTCTGCCGAGGCCTGGTCGTCGATGCACCGGATGGCACGCGTGGCGACGAGGATGCAGTACGGCTCGGGCTGGCCATCCACGCCCACCGGGATGGCTTGCACGTCGTCGGGAGCCAGCTCCGCGAGGAGGTCAGCCACCCTCTGATGAAGGATGGGGGTGACACCGACACCCGCCAGGGAGAAGTCGAGCGGCGTGCCTGAATGGGTGATGGGCACCCGGAGCTGTTCCTCGACGCGCACAGGGCGCCCCTCCGCGAACTGCCATGGATCATCGACCTCTCGGCCCTGTGAGCCGGCCGGGTCTCCCAGTTCCCAACGCCCCTGGATGTAGACATCATCGTGAAGATCGAAGTACCGCCTCTTCATGGAGGGCTCCTTGAGTCACACGGGAAAAAGCAGGTACCCGTAAATGGGTATACTCCGATCCGTAGGTTCTGACCGGGGATCCTATGGCTCTGTCCATTCACATTTCGCGCTCAACCTGGGCTCTCGTGTTGGGGGCGAGCCTCATCGGCACCGCTGGCTGTAGCTCGACGCAAGTCGCGTCCAAGGGCATTCCTGGGGCAGGCTTCGCGAACAACTCCCCCGCACATGGCAACGCTATCGTGCGGAGTGGGAACGCCATCGCTCAAGCCGCACGGTGCAGTTCCACAGACAGTACGGTTTCGTGTTGCCTCAAGCAGCACCCAGGCGAGTACGAGCGCTGCGGGGCGATGGGTCCTAAGCAAGCTCCCAAGCAGACTCCCAAAAAAGCTCCCAAGCAGAGCCCTGAGAATGCG
Above is a window of Stigmatella erecta DNA encoding:
- a CDS encoding ABC transporter substrate-binding protein — encoded protein: MRRLVWIAVCAALSGCPKGKEEVPDAGPPADAGPDTLTEKEPNERPDQALALVRDAVVSGALSADPSKPDEDWYRLAPATARTADLTLSGIPGVDGVLEVYDRDRNRLGSVNSEGDGKPERLPNLYVEGERFVRVSSARKGSGGAYTLTLSYRRPHDGEEREPNDRAVDATPLTLGQAVAAYIGHSGDEDWYRIELPSPEAEAPPTGAPPAPPEALPPAPTEAAPLEPPAAPPPGDAPPADGMAAPPEETALPTEGLVPPGVLGGDAGPVAQADAGPALPPEPPSVALKIELSALDGVRPELSVLSAAEAPLFTLRGKEGEALSLRNIGVRATDRVVYVVVKSGWIGTGKEARRAYNAASAYTLSVSREEAGANAELEPNDELYKATPLTSAGFKEGFLAPKTDVDHYVLRTSEPVLAKVELSGVDRLDLVLSAVEPPEGDGAQETVTLRANDGAVKEPERLNNVSCRGTCYFRVESATRKIEGKWVKDFENPEVPYRISVTTVPDNGSEESEPNNTAARATALTFGKPLRGTVYPVKDVDYYRLDLSDRPVRTSLRATLLGILKVDVGLYLHRLGEDGKLALVQTADRAKGDQPESIRYSAEPGVYILEVRDTKNRESNFQDSYQLSVEEGD
- a CDS encoding glycoside hydrolase family 16 protein, which encodes MSKLSNSKRLGGFKHLLAVGVGTAMLATTGCGPEEVQAPAEAATTEQAANRAGWVQIWSDEFDGTSVNTSNWSYVTNIHVNNEQQQYTTSSQNVSVSNGTLKLTARLQSNNGYPFTSGRLESAGKRQFGHTRVEARIKLPVGPGLWPAFWMLGHDINSVGWPNCGELDIMENVGYRDWTSGALHGPGYSGNTPINSRFYPNSAVSNFHVYRAEYSPTDVKWYIDDVLVKTATKAEVNRYGAWVYDKPFYIILNLAVGGSYPQGVNGATSPYPGVPQSTVDLIRNTPQSMEVDWVRVYQWR
- a CDS encoding imm11 family protein — encoded protein: MKRRYFDLHDDVYIQGRWELGDPAGSQGREVDDPWQFAEGRPVRVEEQLRVPITHSGTPLDFSLAGVGVTPILHQRVADLLAELAPDDVQAIPVGVDGQPEPYCILVATRAIRCIDDQASAEVQYWKPEDGQPDRVGEYRAVHGMRIDPAKVGDAQVFRPWGWTVVLLVSEDVKEALERAGVTGVKFTEVTGPSAISPEERERNRRLIELREQTDAAREAFWRTLGRLDEEAIIPMVVGGAWPARRQVWRIIHRPGGRTLLVTDGLSDFFVDRVEPSVGFGLELALETDEPLQDAEKSWPLLLLERVADEVAEHERVREKVRSGFLSMEVSGKGLPEPLITQEGRVGVLLGMEPGTLPQSFSMPAGEVRLVTVKALLPTELAYLLEHGKTGRDALLRRFGQEGQGHLSRSWRNPVV